In Methanosarcina siciliae T4/M, one genomic interval encodes:
- a CDS encoding DUF4405 domain-containing protein — protein MSRTKINYVVDLALLGQFVLVGYSGLLLFIDGHGTSHFWKFIHEKIGILMLVFFIAHFVLHWGWLVLNTKKCFRRNKEIKADEIIEAKHTAID, from the coding sequence ATGAGTCGAACAAAAATTAACTACGTCGTGGACCTTGCCTTACTCGGACAATTTGTGCTGGTTGGCTATTCAGGTCTTTTATTGTTTATCGACGGACATGGAACGTCCCATTTCTGGAAGTTTATCCATGAGAAGATTGGGATTCTGATGCTGGTCTTCTTTATTGCCCACTTTGTACTGCACTGGGGCTGGTTAGTGTTAAACACAAAGAAATGTTTCAGAAGAAACAAAGAAATAAAAGCTGATGAGATCATTGAGGCAAAACATACTGCTATCGACTAA